One Pecten maximus chromosome 7, xPecMax1.1, whole genome shotgun sequence genomic window carries:
- the LOC117331518 gene encoding 60 kDa SS-A/Ro ribonucleoprotein-like codes for MAEGGSLQPDDETHEIKLQTDRLSYMQVENISGGFVFQVTDMTRLLRFLILGTEGGTYYSGEKELKRESVQCIDRLMIQDRGVEVVKKIVEVSQAGRACKQNCTVYALAVCARSNDQNTKKAAYDALSTVCQIPTDLFAFIKFCEEFSAGTGWGRAHRRAIADWYNNFNEDVTTLAYKVTKFRRRHNWEHKDVIRLAHIYPASESLRLIIRYLVRGLREAKRLQMPADVVELDKWQKVYIYLEAVEKALHCTEESDIVELIQKHGLVREHVPTPLLMSIPVWQALLKNMPMNATIRNLGKMGSLHMIEEGSEEEKIIVDRLQNKAALKKSKIHPFKILVAMKIYSKGMSEKGSLTWPRNDNVVKALEEAYYMCFDNVEPTNKKYCLAVDVSGSMDTPMMGIESMTARDGAAAMMMLTARTESDFEVYAFCHKLDKIQIQKTDTMKKVLNKMSSLSFGSTNCSLPIIQALSDKKKFDVFIVYTDSETHFTEIHPSQALQQYRTKTGIKDARMIVVGMASSGFTIADPTDPFMLDIVGFDSNAPEAMRSFVEGQF; via the exons ATGGCAGAAGGAGGAAGTTTACAACCAGACGATGAAACACATGAAATCAAACTCCAGACAGATCGATTGTCGTACATGCAAGTCGAAAATATTTCTGGGGGGTTCGTCTTCCAGGTAACTGATATGACTCGACTTCTACGGTTTCTTATCCTTGGTACCGAAGGAGGCACGTATTACTCCGGCGAGAAGGAGCTGAAACGAGAAAGCGTTCAGTGTATTGACAG ACTGATGATCCAAGACAGAGGAGTGGAAGTGGTGAAGAAAATCGTAGAGGTCAGCCAGGCTGGGCGTGCTTGTAAGCAGAACTGTACTGTTTATGCTCTAGCTGTTTGTGCCAGATCAAACGACCAGAACACAAAGAAGGCAGCATACGATGCACTCTCCACTGTGTGCCAGATCCCAACTGATTTGTTTGCTTTCATTAAATTCTGTGAAGAATTTAGTGCTGGAACTGGTTGGGGCAGAGCACATCGCCGTGCCATTGCAGACTGGTACAACAATTTTAATGAAGATGTTACAACACTTGCTTACAAGGTGACGAAGTTCCGCCGACGTCATAATTGGGAACACAAAGATGTAATTCGTCTGGCCCACATATATCCAGCATCAGAATCTTTACGACTCATCATCAGGTACCTTGTACGAGGTCTAAGGGAAGCCAAAAGGTTGCAGATGCCGGCTGATGTAGTGGAGTTGGATAAGTGGCAGAAGGTGTACATTTACCTTGAAGCAGTAGAAAAGGCCTTGCATTGTACAGAAGAGTCTGATATTGTGGAATTGATACAGAAACATGGTCTGGTACGAGAACATGTACCTACACCACTCCTCATGTCTATACCAGTGTGGCAGGCTTTGCTGAAGAACATGCCAATGAATGCCACAATCCGCAACCTTGGTAAAATGGGAAGCCTTCATATGATAGAGGAGGGGTCAGAAGAGGAGAAAATAATAGTTGACAGGCTTCAAAATAAAGCAGCCCTCAAGAAGTCAAAGATCCATCCTTTTAAGATCTTAGTTGCAATGAAAATTTACAGCAAAGGTATGAGCGAAAAGGGAAGTCTTACTTGGCCTCGCAACGACAATGTTGTTAAAGCTTTGGAAGAGGCTTACTACATGTGTTTTGATAATGTTGAGCCAACCAACAAGAAGTACTGCCTGGCAGTGGACGTGAGTGGATCAATGGATACTCCTATGATGGGTATAGAGTCCATGACTGCCCGGGACGGAGCTGCGGCCATGATGATGCTGACGGCCAGAACAGAGTCTGACTTTGAAGTTTACGCCTTTTGTCACAAGTTGGATAAGATACAAATTCAGAAAACAGACACAATGAAGAAAGTACTGAACAAGATGTCCTCTCTGAGTTTTGGATCCACAAACTGCTCTTTACCCATCATACAAGCACTTTCAGACAAGAAGAAGTTTGACGTATTTATAGTGTACACCGATTCTGAGACTCACTTTACTGAGATTCATCCCAGTCAAGCATTGCAGCAATACCGAACAAAGACTGGGATTAAAGATGCCAGAATGATCGTTGTTGGTATGGCAAGTAGTGGATTTACCATTGCTGATCCTACAGACCCATTCATGTTGGACATAGTGGGATTTGATTCCAATGCTCCAGAGGCAATGAGGAGTTTCGTGGAGGGACAGTTTTAG